One window from the genome of Choloepus didactylus isolate mChoDid1 chromosome 2, mChoDid1.pri, whole genome shotgun sequence encodes:
- the PTPN22 gene encoding tyrosine-protein phosphatase non-receptor type 22 isoform X4, whose product MFCMDQREIVQKFLDEAQNKKSNKEELANEFLKLKRQSTMYKADKTFPTTVAERSKNIKKNRYKDILPYDHSRVELSLIISDEDSSYINANFIKGVYGPKAYIATQGPLSTTLLDFWRMIWEYSVLIIVMACMEFEMGKKKCERYWAEPGEKQLQFGPFSITCEAEKIKSDYTIRTLKAKFNSETRTIYQFHYKNWPDHDVPLSTDPILELIWDVRCYQEDDSIPICIHCSAGCGRTGVICAIDYTWMLLKDGIIPENFSIFSLIQEMRTQRPSLVQTQEQYELVYSAVLELFKRQMDVFKDKCSETEIQARHSVPEQNLTLEADFYSLSLPKSSLKETKMMNQQSKQNTKVVRAEGSSFDFKTSEIHEGERLGLHPAKQSTSLEFLELNCGCNKNADRTKTWETKAFPTAGEPLQKHQSLDLSSIVFGACPNSKPVNAAGRYFNLKGPIIRTKSTPFELLQKRETKELDRKENFSYLESQPYNSCFMELQPQKVTNVPSAELSYSLPHDCKHQICNAPSVKQHDSRTFSVDSYMSLVKDSYFPPLPPSSAGSKMSLDLSEKQDGSVFLCSLLPTSPTTFCDYNSHDPLAMNPPTNFELPLNQETAVVATSPRIDDEIPPPLPERTPESFIVVEEVGECSSENFHSVHLNPYLQL is encoded by the exons AAGCTGAAAAGGCAATCTACCATGTACAAGGCAGATAAAACCTTTCCAACAACTGTGGCTGAGAGGTCTAAGAATATCAAGAAAAACAGATATAAGGATATCTTGCCCT ATGATCACAGCCGGGTGGAACTGTCTCTGATAATCTCTGATGAGGATTCCAGCTACATCAATGCTAACTTCATTAAG GGAGTTTATGGACCTAAGGCTTATATTGCCACTCAGGGTCCTTTGTCTACAACTCTCCTGGACTTTTGGAGGATGATTTGGGAATACAGTGTCCTG atCATCGTTATGGCATGCATGGAGTTTGAAATGGGAAAG AAAAAGTGTGAGCGGTACTGGGCTGAGCCAGGAGAGAAACAACTGCAATTTGGCCCTTTCTCCATAACTTGT GaagctgaaaaaataaaatctgattaCACAATCAGGACGCTAAAAGCCAAGTTCAATAGT GAAACTCGAACTATCTACCAATTTCATTACAAGAATTGGCCAGACCATGATGTGCCTTTATCTACAGACCCTATTCTTGAGCTCATCTGGGATGTGCGTTGTTATCAAGAGGATGATAGTATTCCCATATGCATTCACTGCAG TGCTGGCTGTGGAAGGACTGGTGTTATTTGTGCTATTGATTATACATGGATGTTGCTAAAAGATGGG ATAATTCCTGAGAACTTCAGTATTTTTAGTTTGATCCAGGAAATGCGAACACAGAGGCCTTCATTAGTTCAGACTCAG GAACAGTATGAGCTAGTCTACAGTGCTGTATTGGAACTATTTAAGAGACAGATGGATGTTTTCAAGGATAAATGCTCTGAAACAGAG ATTCAAGCAAGGCATTCAGTTCCAGAGCAAAATCTCACTTTAGAAGCAGACTTCTATTCTCTTAGTTTACCAAAAAG ttcattaaaagaaacaaagatgatgaatcaacaaagcaaacaaaatacaAAGGTGGTAAGAGCAGAGGGTTCTTCCTTTGACTTCAAGACTTCTGAAATACATGAAGGGGAAAGATTAGGTTTGCATCCTGCTAAACAGAGCACTTCTTTAGAGTTTTTGGAGCTAAATTGTGGTTGTAACAAAAACGCTGACAGAACCAAGACATGGGAGACAAAAGCATTTCCAACGGCTGGAGAGCCTCTTCAGAAGCATCAAAGTTTGGACTTGAGTTCCATTGTGTTTGGGGCATGTCCTAATTCGAAACCTGTAAATGCAGCAGGAAGATATTTTAATTTGAAGGGGCCTATAATACGGACCAAATCAACTCCCTTTGAATTGTTACAGAAGAGAGAAACCAAGGAGTTGGATAGGAAGGAAAATTTTTCTTATTTGGAATCTCAACCATACAATTCTTGTTTTATGGAGCTTCAGCCTCaaaaagtaacaaatgttcctTCAGCAGAACTGAGTTATTCATTGCCACATGACTGTAAGCACCAGATATGTAATGCCCCCAGTGTAAAGCAGCATGACTCCAGAACTTTTAGTGTAGATTCTTACATGTCTTTGGTAAAAGATTCTTATTTCCCACCATTGCCTCCAAGTAGTGCTGGTTCTAAGATGTCTCTTGATTTATCTGAGAAGCAAGATGgatctgtttttctttgttctttgttgCCAACATCCCCTACAACCTTCTGTGATTACAATTCACATGATCCTTTAGCAATGAATCCTCCAACCAATTTTGAACTCCCATTGAACCAAGAGACAGCAGTAGTGg CAACTTCTCCAAGGATAGATGATGAAATCCCCCCACCACTGCCTGAACGGACACCTGAGTCTTTTATTGTGGTAGAGGAAGTCGGTGAGTGCAGTTCA gagaaTTTCCACTCAGTGCACCTAAACCCTTATCTTCAGCTGTAA